From Candidatus Tanganyikabacteria bacterium, the proteins below share one genomic window:
- a CDS encoding EamA/RhaT family transporter, with amino-acid sequence MSAGRATPLLWCLAAAALFGGSTPAAKAIIGEFGTLTLAGLLYLGAAAA; translated from the coding sequence GTGAGCGCGGGCCGGGCGACGCCGCTCCTGTGGTGCCTGGCCGCCGCGGCGCTCTTCGGGGGCTCGACGCCGGCCGCCAAGGCGATAATCGGGGAGTTCGGAACCCTGACGCTCGCCGGCCTGCTGTACCTGGGCGCGGCCGCCGC
- a CDS encoding efflux RND transporter permease subunit produces MLDKLIAWSLNNRLVVLALAALILGWGSFAASRMPVDVFPDLTAPTVTVVAEAHGLAPEEVESLITFPIETAMNGATGVRRVRSSTATGIALIWVEFAWGTDIFRARQLVTEKLQIAQAALPPDLPPPVLAPVSSIMGEIMFLGLVGDAGTSPLDVRSAADWVVRRRLLALPGVSQVVAIGGGVKQIQVVVDPARLQARAVGLGEVVDALRESNRNVSGGFYVGTGQEYLIRGLGRVQDAADVGAAVVAVHDGGPVRVRDVADVVVGPALKRGEGSIRGRPAVVLAIQKQPDANTLELTRRLDRALGDIQTSLPRGIAIDRKNFRQADFISLAVSNVEEALRDGAILVVVILLVFLLNVRATVITLVAIPLSLLVAVLVLQALGGNLNTMTLGGLTIAIGALVDDAIITVENVFRRLREWRGRPAADRPPALAIVEGATREVRGSIFFATLIIMLVFLPLFFLSGVEGRLLVPMGLSYLVAIFASLVVALTVTPVLCYFLLGNPRLRLPANDTPVARWLKAIYQPALRLTLRWPVPVIAASLVGLAGALALVPGMGRAFLPEFNEGALTVSAVTLPGTSLERSDDLGRRLEGILLSFPEVVSTSRRTGRAELDEHAQGVEVGEIEVVFKLGRRSKEEFLADVRTAVSVLPMNVTFGGPLAHRIDHMLSGTRSNVAIKIFGDDLAELRKLGKQVEGVMRAIPGVVDLVVEQQALIPQLAIRYDHDALARVGLTTGRIGQTIDVAFQGEVVSKVLEGQRTVDLLVRYPESARSDPAAIGRTLVPVGTGGMVPLESLASISMERGPNTISREDVQRKLVVSCNVAGRDLAGAVAAIRAAVAAQVDLPAGYFITYGGQIESAEASTRLLGWLTLAVVAAILVLLIVAFGSWRAALIVMANLPLALIGGVFAVALTGGILSVASLVGFITLFGIATRNGIMMISHYNHLMRVEDLPFEEAIVKGSLERLIPILMTALTAGLALVPLVLRAGEPGNEIQAPMAVVIVGGLLSSTILNMVVIPALYLKFGRPAARPGAGARAPGDAAVEAPVLG; encoded by the coding sequence CGATCGAGACGGCGATGAACGGCGCGACCGGCGTCCGGCGGGTGCGCTCCAGCACGGCCACGGGCATCGCCTTGATATGGGTCGAGTTCGCGTGGGGCACCGACATCTTCCGGGCGCGGCAACTGGTGACCGAGAAGCTGCAGATCGCGCAGGCCGCCTTGCCCCCCGATCTGCCGCCGCCGGTCCTGGCGCCCGTGTCCTCGATCATGGGCGAGATCATGTTCCTCGGGCTGGTGGGCGACGCGGGAACCTCTCCGCTGGACGTGCGCTCGGCGGCCGACTGGGTGGTGCGCCGCCGCCTGCTAGCCCTGCCCGGCGTGTCGCAGGTCGTCGCCATCGGCGGCGGCGTCAAGCAGATCCAGGTCGTGGTCGATCCCGCCCGCCTGCAAGCCAGGGCCGTCGGCCTCGGGGAGGTGGTGGACGCGCTGCGGGAATCCAATCGCAACGTGTCGGGCGGCTTCTACGTGGGTACCGGGCAGGAGTACCTCATCCGGGGGCTCGGCCGGGTGCAGGACGCGGCGGATGTGGGCGCGGCGGTCGTGGCGGTGCACGACGGCGGCCCCGTGCGGGTGCGCGACGTCGCCGACGTGGTGGTCGGCCCGGCCCTCAAGCGGGGCGAGGGGAGCATCCGCGGCCGGCCCGCGGTCGTGCTCGCCATCCAGAAGCAACCGGACGCCAACACGCTCGAACTGACCCGGCGGCTGGATCGGGCCCTCGGCGACATCCAGACGTCGTTGCCGCGCGGGATCGCGATCGACCGCAAGAACTTCCGGCAGGCCGACTTCATCTCCCTGGCGGTCTCCAACGTCGAGGAGGCGCTGCGCGACGGCGCCATCCTGGTCGTCGTCATCCTGCTGGTCTTCCTGCTCAACGTCCGGGCCACGGTGATCACGCTCGTGGCGATTCCGCTGTCCCTGCTCGTGGCCGTGCTGGTCTTGCAGGCCCTCGGGGGCAACCTCAACACGATGACCCTGGGCGGCCTGACCATCGCCATCGGCGCCCTGGTGGACGATGCCATCATCACGGTCGAGAACGTCTTCCGGCGCCTGCGGGAGTGGCGCGGCCGGCCCGCGGCCGATCGGCCGCCCGCGCTGGCCATCGTCGAGGGCGCGACCCGCGAAGTCCGCGGTTCCATCTTCTTCGCCACCCTGATCATCATGCTGGTCTTCCTGCCCCTCTTCTTCCTCTCCGGCGTGGAAGGCCGGCTGCTGGTGCCGATGGGCCTGTCCTACCTGGTCGCCATCTTCGCGTCCCTCGTCGTGGCGCTGACGGTGACCCCGGTGCTCTGCTACTTCCTGCTGGGAAACCCGCGGCTCCGCCTGCCGGCAAATGACACGCCCGTGGCGCGATGGCTCAAGGCGATTTACCAGCCCGCGTTGCGCCTGACCCTGCGGTGGCCGGTGCCCGTGATCGCCGCCTCGCTGGTGGGCCTGGCCGGGGCCCTGGCGCTCGTGCCGGGGATGGGCCGCGCGTTCCTCCCGGAGTTCAACGAAGGGGCGCTCACGGTCAGCGCCGTGACTCTGCCGGGCACGTCGCTGGAACGCTCGGACGATCTGGGCCGGCGCCTGGAGGGGATCCTCCTGTCCTTCCCGGAGGTGGTCTCGACCTCGCGCCGCACCGGCCGCGCCGAACTCGACGAGCACGCGCAGGGCGTCGAGGTGGGGGAGATCGAGGTGGTGTTCAAGCTGGGGCGGCGGTCCAAGGAGGAATTCCTGGCGGACGTGCGCACGGCGGTCTCGGTGCTGCCGATGAACGTCACCTTCGGCGGACCGCTGGCGCACCGTATCGACCACATGCTCTCGGGCACGCGCTCGAACGTCGCGATCAAGATCTTCGGCGACGACCTGGCCGAACTCCGGAAGCTGGGCAAGCAGGTCGAGGGCGTCATGCGGGCGATCCCCGGGGTCGTGGACCTGGTCGTCGAGCAGCAGGCCTTGATCCCGCAACTGGCCATCCGCTACGACCACGACGCCCTGGCGCGCGTGGGCCTGACCACGGGCCGGATCGGCCAGACCATCGACGTGGCGTTCCAGGGCGAGGTGGTCTCGAAGGTCCTGGAAGGCCAGCGGACGGTCGATCTGCTGGTGCGCTATCCCGAGTCGGCCCGCTCCGATCCGGCGGCCATCGGCCGGACCCTGGTGCCGGTCGGCACCGGGGGCATGGTCCCGCTGGAGAGCCTGGCCAGCATTTCCATGGAACGCGGGCCGAACACCATCTCGCGCGAGGACGTCCAGCGCAAGCTCGTGGTGAGCTGCAACGTGGCCGGCCGGGACCTGGCCGGCGCCGTGGCGGCCATCCGGGCGGCCGTCGCCGCCCAGGTCGACCTGCCGGCGGGCTACTTCATCACGTACGGCGGGCAGATCGAGAGCGCCGAGGCATCGACCCGGCTGCTGGGCTGGCTGACGCTCGCGGTCGTCGCCGCCATCCTGGTCCTGCTCATCGTCGCATTCGGGTCCTGGCGGGCCGCGCTCATCGTGATGGCAAACCTTCCCCTGGCGCTGATCGGCGGCGTCTTCGCGGTCGCCTTGACGGGAGGGATCCTGTCGGTCGCCTCGCTCGTCGGGTTCATCACGCTGTTCGGCATCGCCACCCGCAACGGCATCATGATGATCTCGCACTACAATCACCTCATGCGGGTAGAAGACTTGCCCTTCGAGGAGGCGATCGTGAAGGGGTCGCTGGAACGGCTGATCCCGATCCTGATGACCGCGCTCACGGCCGGCCTTGCGCTGGTGCCCCTGGTCCTGCGGGCCGGCGAACCGGGCAACGAGATCCAGGCGCCGATGGCGGTCGTCATCGTGGGCGGCCTGCTGAGCTCCACGATCCTCAACATGGTCGTGATCCCGGCGCTGTACTTGAAGTTCGGCCGGCCGGCCGCGCGGCCTGGCGCGGGCGCGCGGGCGCCGGGGGATGCCGCCGTGGAGGCCCCCGTCTTGGGGTGA